A DNA window from Caretta caretta isolate rCarCar2 chromosome 7, rCarCar1.hap1, whole genome shotgun sequence contains the following coding sequences:
- the LOC142072725 gene encoding uncharacterized protein LOC142072725 isoform X1 gives MARRAVPPSLWSGSDRVRFGERLQASLAGILELELLRETQKGTVESALGVREPAGAIPGGQRQQGWGSLGAKEPLPAAKLDRSKSEDLLGIPEKPCVSYCSSESINVGRQAGNRDSRMPATSLALRTAGSSEQLLLPKRPRAQAEPNFTAPETSEADSRPSSGFYETSEMGSLSDSSTSMHSECPGGSHCSVGSLSYLPGLRDSGCSRPHSTDETTVRLLDLRLQRVMVPNAPRSPHAAARRPVSTGDLEFLLSLGELSPAFPQSLQLLRYKCDLVSRSTSEIYHYPSPLHAVALQSPLFTSGLSRGPSQEDLSERAAIPTVQEGSPQSGPAPSEEQRRAQLDRYIAKLVLRYRCRSAASRTEPSYLAGHQKSQSMSSVCGSPLAAGPLPGWKIRRRISTCSHLRSPEGPDSSQALDGPGGRGSTASSVGSSERSMGLLLEQLSLCQEQPEGAGWAEASSCHPHVVRVKASSRKTLGTERERLYKGKHASRELVKAGEGAERSWLSPRELLRRISLRRRPALRAEVGSRCSSEVNVRTPRPVYRCSSQHCLEPPGRHKWASVLEISSQALGRPKAEPFPPPSRQLAFSTDSCFPDGSQLELQPQRAEGSSTSSLSEVDAVSLNGDWRLRQLGPPRAHPLHASATLDSSNLAMASYKLHRTRSFKELKRMVTRSLRPLAPKASGASK, from the exons ATGGCCCGCAGAGCTGTGCCCCCCTCCCTCTGGTCCGGGAGCGACCGAGTGCGGTTCGGGGAGCGGCTACAGGCCAGCCTGGCCGGGATCCTGGAGCTCGAGCTGCTGAGAGAGACGCAGAAGGGAACCGTGGAGAGCGCCCTGGGCGTCCGGGAGCCGGCGGGGGCTATCCCAGGGGGGCAACGACAG CAGGGATGGGGCAGCCTGGGGGCTAAGGAACCGCTGCCCGCAGCTAAGCTGGACCGGAGCAAGTCTGAGGACCTGCTGGGCATCCCTGAGAAGCCATGTGTCTCCTACTGCTCCTCCGAGAGCATCAACGTGGGACGCCAGGCCGGGAATAGGGACAGCAGAATGCCGGCAACAAGCCTGGCATTGAGAACCGCTGGATCCAgcgagcagctgctgctccccaagAGGCCCAGGGCACAGGCAGAGCCTAACTTCACTGCACCAGAGACCTCAGAGGCCGACTCCAGGCCCAGCTCGG GGTTCTACGAGACCAGCGAGATGGGCTCCCTGTCCGACTCCTCCACATCCATGCACAGCGAGTGCCCAGGGGGCTCACATTGCAGCGTTGGTTCCCTCTCCTACCTCCCAGGCCTACGGGACAGTGGCTGTTCACGGCCGCACTCCACTGACGAGACCACCGTCCGGCTTCTCGACCTCCGGCTGCAGCGGGTAATGGTACCCAATGCTCCCAGAAGCCCCCATGCCGCTGCCAGGAGACCAGTCTCAACAG GGGACCTGGAGTTCTTGCTGAGCCTGGGTGAGCTTTCGCCAGCGTTCCCTCAGAGCTTGCAGCTCCTGCGGTACAAGTGTGACCTGGTGTCCCGCAGCACCAGCGAGATCTACCACTACCCCAGCCCACTGCATGCCGTGGCCTTGCAAAGTCCACTCTTTACCAGCGGCCTGTCCCGGGGCCCATCCCAGGAGGATCTCAGCGAGCGGGCAGCCATCCCCACTGTGCAGGAGGGCTCTCCCCAGAGTGGGCCAGCCCCCTCAGAGGAGCAGCGCCGAGCCCAGCTGGACCGTTACATCGCCAAGCTGGTGTTGAGGTACAGGTGTCGGTCGGCAGCTAGTCGCACGGAGCCTAGCTACCTGGCAGGGCACCAGAAGAGCCAATCCATGTCATCGGTCTGCGGCTCCCCACTGGCAGCTGGGCCGCTCCCTGGCTGGAAAATCCGCAGGCGCATTTCTACCTGCTCCCACCTCCGCTCTCCAGAGGGGCCtgacagctcccaggcactggaCGGCCCAGGGGGCCGAGGCTCCACCGCCTCCTCTGTGGGATCCAGCGAACGCTCAATGGGGTTGCTCCTGGAGCAGCTCTCGCTGTGCCAGGAGCAGCCAGAGGGAGCCGGCTGGGCCGAGGCCTCGTCCTGTCATCCCCATGTGGTCAGGGTCAAGGCCTCCTCCAGGAAGACCCTTGGCACTGAGCGGGAGCGGCTCTACAAGGGCAAGCATGCCTCGCGGGAGTTGGTGAAGGCAGGCGAGGGTGCGGAGCGCAGCTGGCTCAGCCCGCGGGAGCTGCTTCGCAGGATTAGTCTCCGGCGCAGGCCAGCTCTCCGGGCAGAAGTGGGGAGCCGCTGCAGCTCAGAGGTGAACGTCCGCACGCCGAGGCCTGTGTAtcgctgcagctcccagcactgcctggagcccccaGGCAGACACAAGTGGGCATCCGTCCTGGAGATCTCCAGCCAGGCTCTGGGGAGGCCGAAAGCtgagcccttccccccaccaagcCGCCAGCTGGCCTTCTCCACAGACTCCTGCTTCCCTGATGGCagccagctggagctgcagccacaGCGAGCTGAGGGCAGCAGCACCTCCAGCCTCAGTGAGGTGGATGCTGTCAGCCTGAATGGGGATTGGCGACTGCGGCAGCTGGGGCCACCCAGGGCCCACCCGCTTCATGCCTCCGCCACACTGGATTCCAGCAACCTGGCCATGGCCAGCTACAAACTACACAGGACCCGCTCCTTCAAGGAGCTGAAGAGGATGGTGACCCGTTCCCTCAGGCCTCTGGCTCCCAAGGCCAGCGGAGCCTCCAAGTGA
- the LOC142072725 gene encoding uncharacterized protein LOC142072725 isoform X2, protein MDVPSFVQSKPQDGGACGASGEFLASLLTLLVLRLGAELQGAGFRPRLLTWPWQQGWGSLGAKEPLPAAKLDRSKSEDLLGIPEKPCVSYCSSESINVGRQAGNRDSRMPATSLALRTAGSSEQLLLPKRPRAQAEPNFTAPETSEADSRPSSGFYETSEMGSLSDSSTSMHSECPGGSHCSVGSLSYLPGLRDSGCSRPHSTDETTVRLLDLRLQRVMVPNAPRSPHAAARRPVSTGDLEFLLSLGELSPAFPQSLQLLRYKCDLVSRSTSEIYHYPSPLHAVALQSPLFTSGLSRGPSQEDLSERAAIPTVQEGSPQSGPAPSEEQRRAQLDRYIAKLVLRYRCRSAASRTEPSYLAGHQKSQSMSSVCGSPLAAGPLPGWKIRRRISTCSHLRSPEGPDSSQALDGPGGRGSTASSVGSSERSMGLLLEQLSLCQEQPEGAGWAEASSCHPHVVRVKASSRKTLGTERERLYKGKHASRELVKAGEGAERSWLSPRELLRRISLRRRPALRAEVGSRCSSEVNVRTPRPVYRCSSQHCLEPPGRHKWASVLEISSQALGRPKAEPFPPPSRQLAFSTDSCFPDGSQLELQPQRAEGSSTSSLSEVDAVSLNGDWRLRQLGPPRAHPLHASATLDSSNLAMASYKLHRTRSFKELKRMVTRSLRPLAPKASGASK, encoded by the exons ATGGATGTACCCTCCTTTGTACAGTCAAAGCCCCAGGACGGGGGAGCTTGTGGGGCTTCAGGGGAATTCTTGGCATCTCTTCTGACTCTGCTTGTCCTGAGGCTGGGAGCTGAGCTGCAGGGAGCGGGATTCAGACCTAGGCTGCTGACCTGGCCTTGGCAG CAGGGATGGGGCAGCCTGGGGGCTAAGGAACCGCTGCCCGCAGCTAAGCTGGACCGGAGCAAGTCTGAGGACCTGCTGGGCATCCCTGAGAAGCCATGTGTCTCCTACTGCTCCTCCGAGAGCATCAACGTGGGACGCCAGGCCGGGAATAGGGACAGCAGAATGCCGGCAACAAGCCTGGCATTGAGAACCGCTGGATCCAgcgagcagctgctgctccccaagAGGCCCAGGGCACAGGCAGAGCCTAACTTCACTGCACCAGAGACCTCAGAGGCCGACTCCAGGCCCAGCTCGG GGTTCTACGAGACCAGCGAGATGGGCTCCCTGTCCGACTCCTCCACATCCATGCACAGCGAGTGCCCAGGGGGCTCACATTGCAGCGTTGGTTCCCTCTCCTACCTCCCAGGCCTACGGGACAGTGGCTGTTCACGGCCGCACTCCACTGACGAGACCACCGTCCGGCTTCTCGACCTCCGGCTGCAGCGGGTAATGGTACCCAATGCTCCCAGAAGCCCCCATGCCGCTGCCAGGAGACCAGTCTCAACAG GGGACCTGGAGTTCTTGCTGAGCCTGGGTGAGCTTTCGCCAGCGTTCCCTCAGAGCTTGCAGCTCCTGCGGTACAAGTGTGACCTGGTGTCCCGCAGCACCAGCGAGATCTACCACTACCCCAGCCCACTGCATGCCGTGGCCTTGCAAAGTCCACTCTTTACCAGCGGCCTGTCCCGGGGCCCATCCCAGGAGGATCTCAGCGAGCGGGCAGCCATCCCCACTGTGCAGGAGGGCTCTCCCCAGAGTGGGCCAGCCCCCTCAGAGGAGCAGCGCCGAGCCCAGCTGGACCGTTACATCGCCAAGCTGGTGTTGAGGTACAGGTGTCGGTCGGCAGCTAGTCGCACGGAGCCTAGCTACCTGGCAGGGCACCAGAAGAGCCAATCCATGTCATCGGTCTGCGGCTCCCCACTGGCAGCTGGGCCGCTCCCTGGCTGGAAAATCCGCAGGCGCATTTCTACCTGCTCCCACCTCCGCTCTCCAGAGGGGCCtgacagctcccaggcactggaCGGCCCAGGGGGCCGAGGCTCCACCGCCTCCTCTGTGGGATCCAGCGAACGCTCAATGGGGTTGCTCCTGGAGCAGCTCTCGCTGTGCCAGGAGCAGCCAGAGGGAGCCGGCTGGGCCGAGGCCTCGTCCTGTCATCCCCATGTGGTCAGGGTCAAGGCCTCCTCCAGGAAGACCCTTGGCACTGAGCGGGAGCGGCTCTACAAGGGCAAGCATGCCTCGCGGGAGTTGGTGAAGGCAGGCGAGGGTGCGGAGCGCAGCTGGCTCAGCCCGCGGGAGCTGCTTCGCAGGATTAGTCTCCGGCGCAGGCCAGCTCTCCGGGCAGAAGTGGGGAGCCGCTGCAGCTCAGAGGTGAACGTCCGCACGCCGAGGCCTGTGTAtcgctgcagctcccagcactgcctggagcccccaGGCAGACACAAGTGGGCATCCGTCCTGGAGATCTCCAGCCAGGCTCTGGGGAGGCCGAAAGCtgagcccttccccccaccaagcCGCCAGCTGGCCTTCTCCACAGACTCCTGCTTCCCTGATGGCagccagctggagctgcagccacaGCGAGCTGAGGGCAGCAGCACCTCCAGCCTCAGTGAGGTGGATGCTGTCAGCCTGAATGGGGATTGGCGACTGCGGCAGCTGGGGCCACCCAGGGCCCACCCGCTTCATGCCTCCGCCACACTGGATTCCAGCAACCTGGCCATGGCCAGCTACAAACTACACAGGACCCGCTCCTTCAAGGAGCTGAAGAGGATGGTGACCCGTTCCCTCAGGCCTCTGGCTCCCAAGGCCAGCGGAGCCTCCAAGTGA
- the LOC142072725 gene encoding uncharacterized protein LOC142072725 isoform X3, producing MARRAVPPSLWSGSDRVRFGERLQASLAGILELELLRETQKGTVESALGVREPAGAIPGGQRQQGWGSLGAKEPLPAAKLDRSKSEDLLGIPEKPCVSYCSSESINVGRQAGNRDSRMPATSLALRTAGSSEQLLLPKRPRAQAEPNFTAPETSEADSRPSSGLRDSGCSRPHSTDETTVRLLDLRLQRVMVPNAPRSPHAAARRPVSTGDLEFLLSLGELSPAFPQSLQLLRYKCDLVSRSTSEIYHYPSPLHAVALQSPLFTSGLSRGPSQEDLSERAAIPTVQEGSPQSGPAPSEEQRRAQLDRYIAKLVLRYRCRSAASRTEPSYLAGHQKSQSMSSVCGSPLAAGPLPGWKIRRRISTCSHLRSPEGPDSSQALDGPGGRGSTASSVGSSERSMGLLLEQLSLCQEQPEGAGWAEASSCHPHVVRVKASSRKTLGTERERLYKGKHASRELVKAGEGAERSWLSPRELLRRISLRRRPALRAEVGSRCSSEVNVRTPRPVYRCSSQHCLEPPGRHKWASVLEISSQALGRPKAEPFPPPSRQLAFSTDSCFPDGSQLELQPQRAEGSSTSSLSEVDAVSLNGDWRLRQLGPPRAHPLHASATLDSSNLAMASYKLHRTRSFKELKRMVTRSLRPLAPKASGASK from the exons ATGGCCCGCAGAGCTGTGCCCCCCTCCCTCTGGTCCGGGAGCGACCGAGTGCGGTTCGGGGAGCGGCTACAGGCCAGCCTGGCCGGGATCCTGGAGCTCGAGCTGCTGAGAGAGACGCAGAAGGGAACCGTGGAGAGCGCCCTGGGCGTCCGGGAGCCGGCGGGGGCTATCCCAGGGGGGCAACGACAG CAGGGATGGGGCAGCCTGGGGGCTAAGGAACCGCTGCCCGCAGCTAAGCTGGACCGGAGCAAGTCTGAGGACCTGCTGGGCATCCCTGAGAAGCCATGTGTCTCCTACTGCTCCTCCGAGAGCATCAACGTGGGACGCCAGGCCGGGAATAGGGACAGCAGAATGCCGGCAACAAGCCTGGCATTGAGAACCGCTGGATCCAgcgagcagctgctgctccccaagAGGCCCAGGGCACAGGCAGAGCCTAACTTCACTGCACCAGAGACCTCAGAGGCCGACTCCAGGCCCAGCTCGG GCCTACGGGACAGTGGCTGTTCACGGCCGCACTCCACTGACGAGACCACCGTCCGGCTTCTCGACCTCCGGCTGCAGCGGGTAATGGTACCCAATGCTCCCAGAAGCCCCCATGCCGCTGCCAGGAGACCAGTCTCAACAG GGGACCTGGAGTTCTTGCTGAGCCTGGGTGAGCTTTCGCCAGCGTTCCCTCAGAGCTTGCAGCTCCTGCGGTACAAGTGTGACCTGGTGTCCCGCAGCACCAGCGAGATCTACCACTACCCCAGCCCACTGCATGCCGTGGCCTTGCAAAGTCCACTCTTTACCAGCGGCCTGTCCCGGGGCCCATCCCAGGAGGATCTCAGCGAGCGGGCAGCCATCCCCACTGTGCAGGAGGGCTCTCCCCAGAGTGGGCCAGCCCCCTCAGAGGAGCAGCGCCGAGCCCAGCTGGACCGTTACATCGCCAAGCTGGTGTTGAGGTACAGGTGTCGGTCGGCAGCTAGTCGCACGGAGCCTAGCTACCTGGCAGGGCACCAGAAGAGCCAATCCATGTCATCGGTCTGCGGCTCCCCACTGGCAGCTGGGCCGCTCCCTGGCTGGAAAATCCGCAGGCGCATTTCTACCTGCTCCCACCTCCGCTCTCCAGAGGGGCCtgacagctcccaggcactggaCGGCCCAGGGGGCCGAGGCTCCACCGCCTCCTCTGTGGGATCCAGCGAACGCTCAATGGGGTTGCTCCTGGAGCAGCTCTCGCTGTGCCAGGAGCAGCCAGAGGGAGCCGGCTGGGCCGAGGCCTCGTCCTGTCATCCCCATGTGGTCAGGGTCAAGGCCTCCTCCAGGAAGACCCTTGGCACTGAGCGGGAGCGGCTCTACAAGGGCAAGCATGCCTCGCGGGAGTTGGTGAAGGCAGGCGAGGGTGCGGAGCGCAGCTGGCTCAGCCCGCGGGAGCTGCTTCGCAGGATTAGTCTCCGGCGCAGGCCAGCTCTCCGGGCAGAAGTGGGGAGCCGCTGCAGCTCAGAGGTGAACGTCCGCACGCCGAGGCCTGTGTAtcgctgcagctcccagcactgcctggagcccccaGGCAGACACAAGTGGGCATCCGTCCTGGAGATCTCCAGCCAGGCTCTGGGGAGGCCGAAAGCtgagcccttccccccaccaagcCGCCAGCTGGCCTTCTCCACAGACTCCTGCTTCCCTGATGGCagccagctggagctgcagccacaGCGAGCTGAGGGCAGCAGCACCTCCAGCCTCAGTGAGGTGGATGCTGTCAGCCTGAATGGGGATTGGCGACTGCGGCAGCTGGGGCCACCCAGGGCCCACCCGCTTCATGCCTCCGCCACACTGGATTCCAGCAACCTGGCCATGGCCAGCTACAAACTACACAGGACCCGCTCCTTCAAGGAGCTGAAGAGGATGGTGACCCGTTCCCTCAGGCCTCTGGCTCCCAAGGCCAGCGGAGCCTCCAAGTGA
- the LOC142072728 gene encoding microtubule-associated protein 1 light chain 3 gamma-like, translated as MLPVTGNREPRAPFKQRKCFATRKREVSAVRSKFPSKLPVILERYPKEKVLPALDRTKFLVPQELTMGQFVTIIRNRMSLSSTQSFYLLVDGSRSLVSMSLTMAEVYTLNQDEDGFLYMTYASQEMFG; from the exons ATGCTGCCAGTTACCGGCAACCGGGAGCCCCGCGCTCCCTTCAAGCAGCGGAAATGCTTCG CTACCAGGAAACGTGAAGTGTCCGCGGTCCGCTCTAAATTCCCCAGCAAACTCCCG GTGATCCTGGAGCGGTACCCCAAGGAGAAGGTGCTGCCAGCTTTGGATAGGACCAAGTTCCTGGTCCCCCAGGAGCTGACCATGGGGCAGTTTGTGACCATTATCCG GAACAGGATGTCCCTCAGCTCCACCCAGTCGTTCTACTTGCTGGTGGATGGTAGCCGGAGCCTGGTCAGCATGTCGCTCACCATGGCTGAAGTATATACACTGAACCAAGATGAAGATGGGTTCCTCTACATGACCTACGCCTCCCAGGAGATGTTTGGCTAG
- the TTC9C gene encoding tetratricopeptide repeat protein 9C — MAAQGSSVEAMDQRLQQAQRFKEDGNRWYKEGRFRDAVSRYHRALLQLRGLDPSVPSPLQAFGREQPPVTPEQERALHGTQTDCYNNLAACLLHMEPVNYERVKEYSLKVLERQPENPKALYRAGVAAYHLRDYDQARQYLMAASCSQPRDANVKRYLQLTESQLTAYHQKEKQLYMGMFS; from the exons ATGGCTGCTCAG GGCTCTTCAGTGGAGGCCATGGACCAGCGACTCCAGCAGGCCCAGAGGTTCAAAGAAGACGGGAACCGGTGGTACAAGGAGGGGCGCTTCAGGGATGCCGTGAGCCGCTACCACCGGGCACTGCTGCAGTTGCGAGGGTTGGACCCCAGTGTACCCTCTCCCCTGCAGGCCTTCGGGCGCGAGCAGCCGCCAGTGACGCCTGAGCAGGAGAGGGCACTGCACGGCACCCAGACTGACTGCTACAACAACCTAgctg ccTGCTTGCTCCACATGGAGCCAGTGAACTACGAGCGGGTGAAGGAGTACAGCCTCAAGGTGCTGGAGAGGCAGCCTGAGAATCCCAAAGCCCTGTACCGTGCCGGCGTGGCCGCTTACCACCTCCGGGACTACGACCAGGCCCGGCAGTATCTCATGGCGGCCTCGTGCAGCCAGCCCCGAG ACGCCAACGTCAAGCGGTACCTGCAGCTGACAGAGTCCCAGCTCACCGCCTATCACCAGAAGGAGAAGCAACTCTACATGGGGATGTTCAGCTAG